A region from the Mya arenaria isolate MELC-2E11 chromosome 2, ASM2691426v1 genome encodes:
- the LOC128213520 gene encoding beta-hexosaminidase-like, which yields MANTVQQVRILLLLEILLTVQTSAVPLMQIELQELANSLEIRVKVVDNLRHDGQNHIVQTFIKNSGHSPIPDSGWTLYFHSMLPVFPDILLQKGNKTVDLHVEKVRFGLVQGDLFYMEPIEGFVPLKAGEERKYNVIVNLWAVSRTDFMPLWYVVSEDKSVQPYIVHSTSSFDLGYVRPFKDVRQWKRQRGDQYNPYTPEDRLARLKFTDTGKTKLIIPTPKNTRIDDTVKLSSVDTSWGILVDEIYFNETALFLKELYDFNFISNGSSNSIVLSRNNTFSKQGYSVIVSPEQDRIFLQSNTSHGMFYAIQSLRAILEEYNSTNIPSIVIEDEPRFEWRGMHLDVARNFHSVGDVKRLIQAMSMYKMNALHLHLTDDEGWRLEIDGLPELTDVGGKRCHDLNETRCVIPQFGSGPFANTSGSGYYTKNDYRDILRFANTHFVTVIPEFDMPGHSHAAIVSMEQRYRKYIEAGNQTAAEEFRIIDPDDTTFYTSNQNWRDDVINPCIESTYALIGKVMERVNALHEDVQPLLFYHFGGDEVPQEVWSKSPKCEELLHQNSALNVTHGLKNYFAKRIAALAAVKNMSLGGWEDGFTDGQPRPAPIHTDQMSGVELYVHPWNNIWEWGGGSNAYEYANAGYKFCQRC from the exons TTCAAACAAGCGCAGTACCTCTTATGCAGATTGAGTTACAAGAGCTTGCTAACTCGCTAGAAATTCGTGTTAAAGTCGTTGATAACCTTCGCCATGACGGCCAAAATCACATTGTCCAAACGTTTATCAAAAACTCCGGGCATTCGCCAATACCCGACTCTGGTTGGACGCTATACTTTCATAGCATGCTTCCAGTTTTTCCTGACATATTATTGCAGAAAGGAAACAAAACAGTGGACCTTCATGTTGAGAAAGTCCGATTTGGTTTAGTCCAAGGAGACTTGTTTTACATGGAACCAATCGAAGGTTTTGTTCCTTTGAAAGCTGGAGAAGAACGCAAGTATAATGTTATTGTAAATCTGTGGGCTGTGTCCAGAACGGATTTCATGCCTTTATGGTATGTAGTGTCAGAAGATAAAAGTGTTCAGCCATACATTGTCCACTCTACTTCATCTTTCGACCTTGGTTACGTCCGACCTTTTAAAGACGTTAGACAGTGGAAACGACAGAGAGGAGACCAGTATAACCCTTATACACCAGAGGACAGGCTGGCGAGACTCAAGTTTACTGATACTGGAAAG aCAAAGCTGATTATTCCAACACCGAAAAACACACGTATTGACGACACAGTCAAGCTAAGTTCAGTTGATACGTCATGGGGAATACTTGtcgatgaaatatatttcaacgaAACAGCTCTTTTCTTAAAAG AGCTGTAcgatttcaatttcatttcaaatgggTCCTCAAATTCGATTGTACTCTCGAGGAACAACACATTCTCGAAACAGGGATACAGTGTTATTGTATCACCAGAACAGGACAGAATATTTCTCCAGAGTAACACTTCACATGGAATGTTTTACGCGATCCAGTCACTGCGAGCGATTCTTGAAGAATACAACAGCACAAACATTCCATCAATTGTTATCGAGGATGAGCCGAGGTTCGAATGGCGAGGGATGCATTTGGACGTTGCGAGGAATTTTCACTCAGTTGGCGACGTGAAGAGGTTGATACAGGCCATGTCCATGTACAAGATGAACGCCTTGCATTTGCATCTCACAGATGATGAGGGATGGAGGTTGGAGATTGATGGACTTCCAGAGCTCACTGAC GTGGGTGGGAAACGATGCCACGATTTGAATGAAACACGTTGTGTCATCCCTCAGTTCGGCTCGGGACCGTTTGCAAACACTTCAGGGTCTGGGTATTATACAAAAAACGACTATCGAGATATACTTAGATTTGCGAACACACATTTTGTCACAGTTATACCGGAGTTTGATATGCCAGGCCATAGTCATGCAGCAATTGTTTCGATGGAACAAAGGTACCGCAAGTATATTGAAGCTGGAAACCAAACTGCAGCAGAAGAGTTCCGAATTATAGATCCCGATGATACAACGTTTTACACATCTAATCAAAACTGGAGAGACGATGTAATAAATCCATGCATTGAATCTACATATGCATTGATTGGAAAGGTAATGGAGAGAGTAAATGCGCTGCATGAAGATGTGCAGCCACTTCTGTTTTATCATTTTGGTGGAGACGAGGTGCCTCAAGAAGTTTGGTCGAAATCACCAAAATGCGAAGAGCTCTTGCATCAGAATTCTGCATTGAATGTCACACATG GCTTAAAAAACTACTTTGCGAAGCGAATTGCCGCCCTGGCCGCTGTAAAAAACATGTCTCTTGGGGGATGGGAAGATGGGTTTACCGACGGACAACCGCGACCTGCACCAATACATACGGACCAAATGTCCGGAGTCGAGCTCTACGTTCATCCTTGGAACAATATTTGGGAATGGGGTGGCGGCAGTAACGCTTATGAATACGCCAATGCTGGATATAAG TTCTGTCAACGCTGCTAA